The sequence CTATTCATGGAAGCTGTCGAATCCCGTGCGCACTGGAATCTTTTTTGCCCACATGAAGTGAAGAAGGTTATGGGCTGGACCGATGAGAATGGCCGTCCGCTGGGACTTGAGGATTTCTACGATGAAAAACTAGGTCAAGGGGCCTTCCGCGATAAATATGCCGAAGCTACCGCTAATCTGGAGTTATCCCGTATCACTGTCCCGGCCATCGATATCATGAAACGGATTATGAAATCGCAGCTGGAGACCGGTACGCCGTATATGTTCTACCGGGATACCGTCAACCGTGCCAATCCGAACCGCAATCAGGGTATGGTCTTCTCCTCCAACCTGTGTACAGAAATTATGCAGAATCAGTCAGCTACAGTCATCGAAAGTGAAGAGCTTGTCACCAAAGACGGCCAGACCCGGATCGTCATCTCCAAGATCCCTGGTGACTTTGTCGTCTGCAACCTGAATTCCATCCATTTGGCCCGGGCGATTCCGGCTGGAGTGCTGGAAAGACTGGTGCCGATTCAAGTCCGCATGCTCGACAACGTCATCGACATTAACAATATTGAAGTGCTGCAGGCGCAATATACGAACAGTCAATACCGTGCTGTCGGTCTCGGCACCTTTGGCCTGCATCATCTGCTGGCCCTGAAGGGTATACGCTGGGAATCTGAAGAAGCCGTCGAATATAACAATCATCTGTATGAGCATATCAACTATCTGCTGGTCCGTTCGAGCATGGAGCTGGCCCGTGAGAAGGGCCGTTATGCGAAGTTCGCTGGTTCCGATTGGGAAACGGGGGCCTACTTCACTTCACGTGGCTACATTAGCGGCGAACAGGAAGGCAAGTATGTAACTACTGAACAATGGCGGGAGCTGCAGCAGGAAGTAGCCACAGACGGCGTTCGCAACGCTTGGCTGTTCGCCATTGCTCCCAATGGCTCCACTTCAATCATTGCTGGCTCCACCGCCAGCATCGATCCGCTGTATGAGCTGCTCTCCTACGAGGAGAAAACAACCTACAAGATCGCCAACCCTGCACCGGATCTGTCTGAGAAGACGATCTGGTACTACAAAACAGCGTTTATGATTGACCAGAACTGGTCGATCCGCATGGCCTCGGCGCGTCAGCGCCACGTCGATCAAGGACAAAGTTTCAACATTTATGTGCGTCCCGACATTAAGGCTACCGAGTTCTTGGAGCTGCATCTGAATGCTTGGAAGGGCGGCTTGAAATCCACTTATTATGTGCGGAGTCGGGCTTTGACGATAGAAGAGTGTGATTCTTGCGCTAGCTAAACTGTTCCAACTTTAAAATCCGGCGCTTTGGCCGTCACTGCGAGGAATGTTTGGGCTTTCGGTCGCTGTTGTCTCCAGATTTTCTGATTTAAGCCGCTATTAGCGGTAAAAATCCGGAGACAAAGGCGATCGCTACGCTCCTACAGCTCCAAACTTCCCCTCCGTGACTCCAGCTCTATATTTTAAAGAAAATACACAAATCAACCGCGCAAGAATATAAGGAGTGAGCAGAAATGCAACTGCAAAAAATATTTAATACCGAAGCACCCAACCAAAGTACACGCATCATCGACGGCGAATGCTCAGGGATATTGAACTGGAATGATATCCGCATGCCGCATATGTATAAGCTGTACAAGGTGCTGCTGCTGAACCACTGGATCGCGGATGAGATTCCGATGTCCAAGGATGCCCAGCAGTTTCCGCTGCTGGATGCGGAAGAGCAACGCGTGTTCAAGATTAATATCTCACTGTTAGCTGTACTGGATTCGATGCAGACGATGTTCGTCGGCGATGTGAAGCGTTATTTTACCGACTCTTCCCTGGAAGCTATCTCAGCCATCATTGGGCAGCAGGAAGTGGTGCATAACCAATCCTATTCCTATGTCCTGTCCTCGATCGTATCGGATAGCGAGCAGAAGGAGATTTTTGAATATTGGAAAAAAGATCCGGTGCTCTTGGAGCGCAATCAGTTCATCTCCGATATTTATCAGGAGTTCCGTGACAATCCGACCCGACAGACCTTTTTCCATGCGCTGGTGGCTGATCTTATTCTGGAGGGAATCTTTTTCTACAGCACCTTTGCCTTCTTCTATAATCTGGCCCGTGACCAAAAAATGATGTCCACCAGCCAGATGATCTCTTATATTCAGCGTGACGAGAACCAGCATTGCTACTTTTTTGCCGAGGTATTCAAGCAGTTGCTTGTCGATTGCCCGGAACTGAACACTAAAGAGAACATGGATTATGTCTACCGGACTATCGACCGTGCGGTCGAACTGGAAACCAACTGGGGCCACTATACGCTCACCAATGTGCGCGGCATTGATATGAACGAGCTCAGCGACTACATCAAATATACGGCGAACAAACGCCTGACGCTGATGGGTATGGAAAAAGCTTATACCGGTGTGGACGTCAATTGCATGCCGTGGATCAAGCCTTTCTCGGACGATGCGCTGAACTCCACCAAAACCGACTTCTTCGAAGCCAAGTCCCGCAACTACGGTAAGGTGGGCGAAGATAACGGGTTCGACGATTTGTAAGAGCTGGACTAATCTCATAACCTGTTCAAAAAAAGAGGCCATTCTCTACGCTTAGCGTGGGAATGACCTCTTTTTGCTGTCGTGCTGTCGGATGAGAAAGCGTGGATTAACAATTTGACTGCAAAAAGTACAATAGAATAGTTCTATTTTCTCGCAAAAAGACATAACGCTGAATTCTGTTGTACAAAATACATTAGAATGGTTTGAGAACCCCACACTCTATCCATTATCGCAGATTACGGATTCAGAGTTGCTTAGCCTGCACCTTACGCGCCACCTTATGGTTGGTTTCTTCAGCAAGCTCTTCCAGCACCTCGTTCAGACGCAGCTTCAATTCTTCCACTAGCTCGACTTCACCTTGATCGTTCCGGACAGCCTGTGAATCCACTGCATATACGCCGCTCAAAATATGACGCGCGCCCAGCACGGACAACACCGGCTTCAGCGCGTAATCAATGGAGAGAAGATGAGCTAAGCTGCCGCCCATGAAGAGAGGAAGCACGATTTTGCCGGCCAGTCCTTTTTGCGGCACCAGATCGAGGAAGGTCTTCAGCACACCTGTATAGGACGCTTTATAAACGGGGCTGACCACGATTACCGCATCTGCTTCGGCCACAAGACCATTTGCTTTGACGATCGACTCGCTCTCAAACTTGGTATGAATTAAATCCTCTGCTGGCAGCTCTGCGACATTAATGCGCTCTACCTCAAAGCCGCGCTGTCTTAAGCTGGCCTCCGCATATTCGATGACTGCATTGATGCGTGACACCAGGGATGGCGTTCCGTTAATGACTACAATTTTGGCCACTTCTACACCTCTTCCGTCCGGTTAACAGTCAACGCTGTTAATTCCGACTAAAATACTTTAAATTAGTTATAATCCTAACAAAAGAAGCTCATTATTGTCAAACTAACCTTTGCTGATAAAGGTTAGTGGGTGCTTATGATTATCGTGCGCCTGCCCCTTGCACTTGCCACTTTCTTGCGCTATACTAAGCAACAATATTACATCCCGATCAAGCCAATGAACGGCATCCAACCGTGAGGCGTCTGCGACCGGAGCAGCTGCTCCCTAAGTTTACCGGGTTTCGCCCGTTATAGCGATGACCAAAGAGGATCGATTTCATGCGTAGTTTATGCGAAATCGGTCAACCTGGGTGGCACCGCGAGCTGACGCTCCTCGTCCCATGGATGAGGGCGTTTTTTGCATTTTTTTAAGACAAAAGGAGCGAAACGCGGATGCTGGACATGAACTGGATCAGGGACAATGAGGAAATCGTTAGAAAGACGGCGAAGTGGAAACAGGTGGATTTCCCGCTGGATGAGCTGCTGGAATGGGATGACAAACGGCGGAAGCTGCGCCAGGAAACGGAAGAACACAGAGCTGCGCGGAATGGGCTGACCAAAGAGGTTGAATTGTACCTGCGGCAGGGTGAGGCTACAGCGGGCGAGGCCGCGAAAGAACAGGTGCGGGAGATTAACCGCCGTTTAGACATACTGGAGGTTCATCTGGCCGCGGCGGACAGCCGAGTTGCCGAGCTGCTGCTGCTGGCGCCTAATCCGATATCGCCGGATACCCCCATCGGCCGCGATGATAGCGAGAATGTGGAGCTGCGGCAGCAAGGAGCAGTCCCGGAATTTGGCTTCGCGCCGCGCGACCATGTAACCTTGGGCGAGCTGCACGATATCATCGATATTCCGCGCGGCGTCAAGGCAGGTGGCCCCCGCAGCTATGTCCTCAAGGGAGCCGGCCTTTACCTGCACCTCGCCGTGCAGCGGCTGGCGTTGGATGTACTGGCAGCACGCGGTTTCAGCGTGATGGATGTACCGGTGATCGTCCGCCCAGAATCGCTGGTGCGGACAGGTTTTTTCCCTGGAGGGATGGACCAGACCTATGAGCTGAATGGGGAGAACCGCTGGCTGGCCGGAACGTCGGAGGTTTCGCTGGTCTCGCTGTATAGCGATGAGATCGTCGAACTCGAAGAACCACTGCGGCTGGCCGGGATGTCGGCTTGCTTCCGCCGTGAAGTTGGCTCAGCGGGACGGGATGTCCGCGGATTGTACCGTGTACATCAGTTCTCGAAGATCGAGCAGGTGGTCTTATGCCGAAATGATACGTCAGTGTCGGAGAATATCCTGCAGGAAATTCTGGCCAACGCCGAGCATATTTTGCAACTGCTGGAGCTACCTTACCGAGTCGTGGCCGTCTGTAGTGGAGACATGTCGCTAAAGACACATAAGCAATACGATATCGAAACCTGGATGCCGAGCAGAGGGGCGTACGGGGAGACTCATTCGGCCTCGAACCTGCTGGACTTTCAAGCCCGCCGTTCGAACATTCGTTACCGCGATGCCGACGGGCGGCTGCAATACTGCCACACCCTGAATAATACCGCAGTGGCTACACCAAGGATTCTGATCCCGCTGCTGGAGAATCATCAGTTGGAGGATGGCACCCTCTATATTCCCCAGGCTTTGCGCAAATATATGGATGGCAAAGAACGGCTAGAGCTTCCGAAATAACAACTGAAACCACCTCTACTCACCCCAAATCATTCTAATATACGCGTGGCTAGGACGGCTAATTAGCCGTCTTTTTTCTTGTTAATCATCCTTCAATGTTCTATGAACCTATAAGCTAAAAGTACGGCAATTCGCTAGATTAGCGTCGTATTTTGACTAATTCAAGGCATTTTTCAGGAAAAATTCACACTGGACTTTGCACGCGCAGCAGCGTTACCGCTAACCGCTATAACCGCTTGGGAGGCGCTGTTTGAACGTCTGGGGATTTCTCTGAACATCTCGGAGAACGCCAATAAAGAAATTTTGATTATCGGTGCTGCCAGAGGTGTAGGTTCAATTGCCATCCAATTGGCTAAATATGCCGGGCTAACGGTTATCGGTACGGCTTCACGTCCGGAATCAACGCAGTTACCCTGCGTAAGGCGCATGCTCTGCTTGAATCCGGCCGTACGGTAGGCAAGGTTGTTGTGGAAAAATTCTGATCTTTTCAGAAATAGATATATCCATTGGAGTGGAATATAACCGGTATTCGTTACGGAAGCCTAGAGCCTCCGCATCGATGCCGGTTATTTCTTTTACAGCCTTCAGAATGATTTATGTTGATTAATGAGAATTGTTCTATTATAATCGAATTATAAATAAGTTCTATAAGTATAGAACAAATTGTACCACTGAAAAAGAAAGGTGACCCCAAGATGAATTATAAAGTGGAAGTAGATTTCGCCCCCATTTATGAATGTGTGACCAGCCTGACCTTATTTCTAAGCAAACAGAACCATAATGCCATGGATGCGGGCAAGCTCTGGGTCCGGGAGGTTCAGGATAAATTCCCACCTGCTGGACTTCAAAAACTGCGGGAAGCCGGGAAGATACTCGATGACTTCAACCTATTCCCATATATCTGGATCTGCACAGAGGAGCGTTCCGTTAGCGGATTTCTAGATTGGCTAGACACTTTATCCTCCGGTCAGTTGTATGAGATCGCCGCCCGTTTTGTACAATCCGTTCCAACAAATCTTACTGATCTGCGAAACCTGGCATCGGAAGTCCTGCGGGAATGGGACGCGCGCTATTTCAAAGATATTAATTCCGCAATTCTCACAGGCCTTCATCGGGAAGCCGAGTTCAGACGGTCTGTACTGAATGATACCAATGATATGGAAGTCTACGAGCAGGCGACCGAGGGCATGCGGCTTTACCCTACTGACCACCTAAAGCAAGTCATTATTATCCCTCAATATCATGCCCGTCCCTTGGTTACGACTTCACAATATGATGAATTT comes from Paenibacillus sp. 19GGS1-52 and encodes:
- a CDS encoding ribonucleoside-diphosphate reductase subunit alpha produces the protein MPQLVVKPDNRQLAFDEIRLSVYADRVLSGLDHLSRETLLRGVQSKLRREEVSGEDISSAFTMSALELVTKEEPDWKFVAARSLLTTLYKKAAVNRRYKAYPEEPYGELYPLITDLVKKGIYREELLSHYTKEQIAELGSSIDYTRDLLFDYIGLLTLSDRYLAHDFEGRVMELPQERYMIIAMYLMHREPVEKRMDLVKEAYWAMSNIYMTAATPTMSNAGKKVAGQLSSCFIDTVDDSLEGIFDSNTDVARLSKMGGGIGVYLGKIRARGSDIRGHKNTSSGVIPWIRQLNNTAVSVDQLGTRKGAVAVYLDVFHKDILAFLDLKLNNGDERMRAHDVFHGVCLPDLFMEAVESRAHWNLFCPHEVKKVMGWTDENGRPLGLEDFYDEKLGQGAFRDKYAEATANLELSRITVPAIDIMKRIMKSQLETGTPYMFYRDTVNRANPNRNQGMVFSSNLCTEIMQNQSATVIESEELVTKDGQTRIVISKIPGDFVVCNLNSIHLARAIPAGVLERLVPIQVRMLDNVIDINNIEVLQAQYTNSQYRAVGLGTFGLHHLLALKGIRWESEEAVEYNNHLYEHINYLLVRSSMELAREKGRYAKFAGSDWETGAYFTSRGYISGEQEGKYVTTEQWRELQQEVATDGVRNAWLFAIAPNGSTSIIAGSTASIDPLYELLSYEEKTTYKIANPAPDLSEKTIWYYKTAFMIDQNWSIRMASARQRHVDQGQSFNIYVRPDIKATEFLELHLNAWKGGLKSTYYVRSRALTIEECDSCAS
- a CDS encoding ribonucleotide-diphosphate reductase subunit beta, whose amino-acid sequence is MQLQKIFNTEAPNQSTRIIDGECSGILNWNDIRMPHMYKLYKVLLLNHWIADEIPMSKDAQQFPLLDAEEQRVFKINISLLAVLDSMQTMFVGDVKRYFTDSSLEAISAIIGQQEVVHNQSYSYVLSSIVSDSEQKEIFEYWKKDPVLLERNQFISDIYQEFRDNPTRQTFFHALVADLILEGIFFYSTFAFFYNLARDQKMMSTSQMISYIQRDENQHCYFFAEVFKQLLVDCPELNTKENMDYVYRTIDRAVELETNWGHYTLTNVRGIDMNELSDYIKYTANKRLTLMGMEKAYTGVDVNCMPWIKPFSDDALNSTKTDFFEAKSRNYGKVGEDNGFDDL
- the ssuE gene encoding NADPH-dependent FMN reductase, with the protein product MAKIVVINGTPSLVSRINAVIEYAEASLRQRGFEVERINVAELPAEDLIHTKFESESIVKANGLVAEADAVIVVSPVYKASYTGVLKTFLDLVPQKGLAGKIVLPLFMGGSLAHLLSIDYALKPVLSVLGARHILSGVYAVDSQAVRNDQGEVELVEELKLRLNEVLEELAEETNHKVARKVQAKQL
- the serS gene encoding serine--tRNA ligase → MLDMNWIRDNEEIVRKTAKWKQVDFPLDELLEWDDKRRKLRQETEEHRAARNGLTKEVELYLRQGEATAGEAAKEQVREINRRLDILEVHLAAADSRVAELLLLAPNPISPDTPIGRDDSENVELRQQGAVPEFGFAPRDHVTLGELHDIIDIPRGVKAGGPRSYVLKGAGLYLHLAVQRLALDVLAARGFSVMDVPVIVRPESLVRTGFFPGGMDQTYELNGENRWLAGTSEVSLVSLYSDEIVELEEPLRLAGMSACFRREVGSAGRDVRGLYRVHQFSKIEQVVLCRNDTSVSENILQEILANAEHILQLLELPYRVVAVCSGDMSLKTHKQYDIETWMPSRGAYGETHSASNLLDFQARRSNIRYRDADGRLQYCHTLNNTAVATPRILIPLLENHQLEDGTLYIPQALRKYMDGKERLELPK
- a CDS encoding winged helix-turn-helix domain-containing protein, giving the protein MNYKVEVDFAPIYECVTSLTLFLSKQNHNAMDAGKLWVREVQDKFPPAGLQKLREAGKILDDFNLFPYIWICTEERSVSGFLDWLDTLSSGQLYEIAARFVQSVPTNLTDLRNLASEVLREWDARYFKDINSAILTGLHREAEFRRSVLNDTNDMEVYEQATEGMRLYPTDHLKQVIIIPQYHARPLVTTSQYDEFVFTSYSCDVLPPEAGRPAPSLLRLTRALSDETRLYILRLLTGKQMNFTEIVRNVGISKSTIHYHLIALRAAGLVIVHSKGKSTEYSLRLEALDGLPHRIGSYLKS